One window from the genome of Cucumis melo cultivar AY chromosome 10, USDA_Cmelo_AY_1.0, whole genome shotgun sequence encodes:
- the LOC103488853 gene encoding uncharacterized protein LOC103488853, which yields MFKFSSSFLLHFIQKRFLNTVSTSTLPLASVSTVEFLTNSCGLSSGSPTSNGRKLQFDEKNIQQYEAVIGFLKSHGLENPQIAKLVSRKPWILQSKVPTNLKPKFEFLQETGFVGPLLPKVILTNPGILLRSLDSHLKPSFRLIKEMLESDEKENTESKSEEEEQGEKDE from the exons atgttcaaattttccTCCTCATTTCTTCTACATTTCATCCAAAAACGTTTTCTCAATACCGTTTCTACTTCTACATTGCCTTTAGCCTCCGTTTCTACCGTCGAATTCCTCACAAATTCATGTGGCCTTTCTTCAGGATCTCCTACTTCCAACGGTCGAAAGCTCCAATTCGATGAAAAAAACATCCAGCAGTACGAAGCCGTTATCGGTTTCTTGAAATCACATGGATTGGAGAATCCACAGATCGCCAAGTTGGTCTCAAGGAAACCTTGGATCCTTCAATCCAAAGTACCCACCAATCTGAAGCCTAAATTTGAGTTCCTCCAGGAAACCGGGTTCGTCGGTCCTTTACTTCCTAAGGTAATTCTAACAAACCCTGGGATTCTTCTCAGGAGCTTAGATTCTCACTTGAAACCATCATTTCGTCTCATAAAGGAAATGCTTGAATCGGATGAAAAG GAAAATACTGAAAGCAAAAGCGAAGAAGAGGAACAAGGAGAAAAAGATGAATAA